The following coding sequences are from one Halorubrum sp. BOL3-1 window:
- a CDS encoding tRNA uridine(34) 5-carboxymethylaminomethyl modification radical SAM/GNAT enzyme Elp3 encodes MSTDAAGDAAAEGEGGDAGAGESADRSEAFVRTCEHLVDRILAGEVERDDLESAKLDACSEFSSPKVPKNTEILDHAPADHRDDVIEVVQRKPVRTASGVSPVAIMTSPELCPHGKCLYCPGGPASEFSSAQSYTGHEPAAARGKQNDYDPYGQVRLRLEQLRKIGHPVDKVELIVMGGTMTARSHDYQEWFVKRALQAMNDYDLDEEPEPAEGVSFAPDPDETEFEYLEDVIAENETNAIRNIGTTFETKPDWCDPEQIDRMLDLGGTKVEVGVQTTYERINREMHRGHGNEASRNANRRLRDAAFKIGFHMMPGQPGMTREMCLEDFRQLFDSSDWRPDYLKIYPTLVVEGTRVYDRWQRDDFDPLTSEEAADLVAEIMDEIPKYTRLQRVQRDIPADFIEGGVQKSNLRQLAARRAEEKGIVQRDIRAREVGHNDADPDPDDIELDVLVYEAGGGTEHFISFEDPVRDLLVGFCRLRFPSFAPDQPGAPGTEGDPVRRELADAALVRELHVYGTEVGIGGDGDWQHQGYGTRLLERAEELAREAGYGKIAVISGIGAREYYREKLGYRQDGPYVSKRLS; translated from the coding sequence ATGAGTACAGACGCGGCAGGTGACGCGGCTGCCGAAGGCGAGGGCGGCGACGCGGGCGCCGGAGAGTCCGCGGACCGGTCCGAGGCGTTCGTCCGGACCTGCGAACACCTTGTCGACCGCATCCTCGCCGGCGAGGTCGAGCGCGACGACCTGGAGTCCGCCAAGCTCGACGCCTGCTCGGAGTTCTCGTCGCCGAAGGTGCCGAAGAACACCGAGATACTCGACCACGCGCCCGCGGATCACCGCGACGACGTGATCGAGGTGGTCCAGCGGAAGCCCGTCCGGACCGCCTCGGGCGTCTCGCCGGTCGCGATCATGACCTCGCCGGAGCTGTGTCCCCACGGAAAGTGCCTCTACTGCCCGGGCGGGCCGGCCTCGGAGTTCTCCTCCGCGCAGTCGTACACGGGCCACGAGCCGGCCGCGGCCCGCGGGAAGCAGAACGACTACGACCCGTACGGGCAGGTGCGGCTCCGGCTCGAACAGCTCCGGAAGATCGGCCACCCGGTCGACAAGGTGGAGCTAATCGTGATGGGCGGGACGATGACGGCTCGCTCCCACGACTACCAGGAGTGGTTCGTCAAGCGCGCGCTCCAGGCGATGAACGACTACGACCTCGACGAGGAGCCGGAACCCGCCGAGGGCGTGTCGTTCGCGCCCGACCCCGACGAGACCGAGTTCGAGTACCTCGAAGACGTGATCGCGGAAAACGAGACCAACGCGATCCGCAACATCGGCACCACCTTCGAGACGAAGCCGGACTGGTGCGACCCCGAGCAGATCGACCGCATGCTCGATCTCGGCGGCACGAAAGTCGAGGTCGGCGTCCAGACCACCTACGAGCGGATCAACCGCGAGATGCACCGCGGACACGGCAACGAGGCGAGCCGGAACGCCAACCGCCGGCTGCGCGACGCCGCGTTTAAGATCGGCTTCCACATGATGCCGGGCCAGCCGGGGATGACGCGAGAGATGTGTTTAGAGGACTTCCGCCAGCTGTTCGACAGCTCCGACTGGCGGCCCGACTACCTGAAGATCTACCCCACGCTCGTCGTCGAGGGGACCCGCGTGTACGACCGCTGGCAACGCGACGACTTCGACCCGCTCACGAGCGAGGAGGCGGCGGACCTGGTCGCGGAGATCATGGACGAGATCCCGAAGTACACGAGACTCCAGCGCGTCCAGCGCGACATCCCCGCGGACTTCATCGAGGGGGGCGTCCAGAAGTCGAACCTCCGCCAGCTCGCGGCCCGGCGCGCCGAGGAGAAGGGGATCGTCCAACGCGACATCCGCGCCCGCGAGGTGGGGCACAACGACGCCGATCCCGACCCGGACGACATCGAACTCGACGTGCTGGTCTACGAGGCCGGCGGCGGGACGGAGCACTTCATCTCGTTCGAGGACCCCGTCCGCGACCTGCTCGTCGGCTTCTGCCGGCTGCGGTTCCCCTCCTTCGCCCCGGACCAGCCCGGCGCGCCCGGCACCGAGGGCGACCCGGTCCGCCGCGAGCTGGCGGACGCCGCCCTCGTGCGCGAACTCCACGTGTACGGCACCGAGGTCGGGATCGGCGGCGACGGCGACTGGCAGCATCAGGGGTACGGGACGCGGCTGCTCGAACGCGCCGAGGAACTGGCTCGCGAGGCGGGATACGGGAAGATCGCGGTCATCTCCGGGATCGGCGCGCGGGAGTACTACCGCGAGAAGCTCGGGTATCGGCAGGACGGGCCGTACGTGTCGAAGCGACTTTCATAA
- a CDS encoding DUF4382 domain-containing protein, with amino-acid sequence MTDRKPDLDALDRRTYLQATGAAALGAAGLAGCVGRATGTLATQVTDQPADIGDFQSLVVTVEGFWLGPEGAEPADDDAEPDGNETDAGGDDGADDTDAGNETDGEDDAPDGREYHEFDEPQEADLVELQNGETQLIDESELETGEYPFLQLDASAADGTLTDGSDATVELPGNAPLKFDASFEIRENTRTTFTADFAPVLRGNGRYLLRPVPSGIEVEYGDAEGSDGDGSTDGENSTDDA; translated from the coding sequence GTGACGGACCGGAAGCCCGACCTCGACGCGCTCGACCGGCGGACGTACTTACAGGCAACCGGCGCCGCCGCGCTCGGCGCGGCGGGCCTCGCCGGCTGCGTGGGTCGCGCTACCGGTACGCTCGCGACGCAGGTGACCGACCAGCCCGCCGACATCGGAGACTTCCAGTCGCTCGTCGTCACCGTCGAGGGGTTCTGGCTCGGACCGGAGGGCGCCGAGCCGGCGGACGACGATGCGGAGCCCGACGGCAACGAGACCGACGCGGGCGGTGACGACGGAGCCGACGACACCGACGCCGGCAACGAGACCGACGGAGAAGACGACGCCCCCGACGGCCGCGAGTATCACGAGTTCGACGAGCCGCAGGAGGCCGACCTCGTCGAACTCCAGAACGGGGAGACCCAGCTGATCGACGAGAGCGAGCTGGAGACGGGAGAGTACCCGTTCCTCCAGCTCGACGCGTCGGCGGCCGACGGGACCCTCACCGACGGGAGCGACGCGACCGTCGAGCTCCCGGGTAACGCGCCGCTGAAGTTCGACGCGTCGTTCGAGATCCGCGAGAACACGCGGACGACGTTCACCGCCGACTTCGCGCCGGTGCTGCGGGGGAACGGTCGATACCTCCTCCGACCGGTACCGAGCGGGATCGAGGTGGAGTACGGCGACGCCGAGGGATCGGACGGCGACGGTTCGACCGACGGCGAGAACTCGACCGACGACGCCTGA
- a CDS encoding VTT domain-containing protein has product MKRRSTVGRYAVAGVAVAALATLVFAVSPEAALPRLRLLADDPVRFGVTVVALAAVRPLLAWPTTLIAVAVGFGYGPAGTPFALALVVATSLPPYALARAGRLRLRDPSDAGETSGITDRFCRAGERFATESGSVRAVVGTRLLPLPSDAVTVGAAAAGVEVRPFLVGTAIGELPWVLGGVAVGVSLDRLAASGGPLVDPTAIFGMAAAGALLLAGPLYRTFVRPDATAST; this is encoded by the coding sequence GTGAAACGCCGGTCGACGGTCGGTCGGTACGCGGTCGCGGGCGTCGCCGTCGCCGCGCTGGCGACGCTCGTGTTCGCGGTCTCTCCCGAGGCGGCGCTCCCGCGGCTCCGCCTGCTCGCGGACGACCCGGTGCGGTTCGGAGTCACCGTCGTCGCGCTCGCGGCCGTCAGACCTCTCCTCGCGTGGCCCACGACCCTGATCGCTGTCGCCGTCGGCTTCGGGTACGGCCCGGCCGGAACGCCGTTCGCGCTCGCGCTCGTCGTCGCCACCTCGCTCCCGCCGTACGCGCTCGCTCGAGCGGGACGGCTCAGACTCCGAGACCCGTCTGACGCCGGTGAGACCTCCGGAATCACCGACCGGTTCTGTCGCGCCGGCGAGCGCTTCGCGACGGAGTCGGGAAGCGTGCGCGCCGTGGTCGGGACCCGCCTGCTGCCGCTCCCCTCCGACGCGGTGACGGTCGGGGCCGCGGCCGCCGGAGTCGAAGTCCGGCCGTTCCTGGTCGGGACCGCGATCGGTGAACTGCCGTGGGTCCTGGGCGGAGTCGCCGTCGGCGTCTCGCTCGATCGCCTCGCGGCGAGCGGCGGGCCCCTCGTCGACCCGACCGCGATCTTCGGCATGGCCGCGGCCGGCGCGCTGCTGCTCGCAGGACCGCTGTATCGGACGTTCGTGCGACCGGACGCGACGGCGTCGACATGA
- a CDS encoding KaiC domain-containing protein has translation MSEEDDWFERALRETDEASDGRPAGRSESDSDDEDPESDGSAAGSDSAGSDAVDAEFESDDTESGLDDPAREIGIGSDDAGDEPSEGDPFGGDVDGDDAEPETVDDPATDDPTNGGVPAEAFGDVDEAEFDSFGDDGPFGGGTDVDAGNGDGAESAGSDDVGPFGEDDLFGGSRGGGSGSGAGGAGGGGADADAGTDPFGGYRGSTSGGDEFGFEDFGGDAGDGEAADFDVDPDEFESEIERTDIGIGGLDDMILGGVPSRSLLSVIGGAGTGKTTFALQFLNQALETGNKGIYITLEQSRESIFDTADEKGWSFREHANEDRLAVVAIDPIEMANSLSSIRNDLVRLIAEFDADRLVLDSVSLLEMMYDHPAKRRSEVFGFTRSLKEAGVTTLLTSEASEQNPYASRHGIVEYLTDAVFVLQYIRGSDFRETRLAVEIQKIRDANHSRETKPYDITDTGISVYDQANIF, from the coding sequence ATGAGCGAGGAGGACGACTGGTTCGAGCGCGCGCTGCGCGAGACCGACGAGGCGTCCGACGGCCGACCGGCGGGGAGATCGGAGTCCGACTCCGACGACGAGGACCCGGAGTCGGACGGTTCGGCGGCCGGATCCGACAGCGCCGGATCCGACGCGGTCGACGCGGAATTCGAATCCGACGACACGGAGAGCGGTCTCGACGATCCGGCGAGAGAGATCGGGATCGGGAGCGACGACGCGGGCGACGAGCCCTCCGAGGGTGACCCCTTCGGCGGCGATGTCGACGGTGACGACGCCGAACCCGAGACGGTCGACGATCCCGCGACCGACGACCCGACGAACGGCGGCGTTCCCGCGGAGGCGTTCGGTGACGTCGACGAGGCGGAGTTCGACTCCTTCGGCGACGACGGTCCCTTCGGCGGGGGGACCGACGTCGACGCCGGGAACGGTGATGGCGCCGAGAGCGCCGGGAGCGACGACGTAGGCCCGTTCGGTGAGGACGACCTCTTCGGCGGGAGCCGGGGCGGCGGGTCCGGAAGCGGGGCCGGCGGCGCGGGCGGTGGTGGCGCCGACGCCGACGCCGGTACCGACCCCTTCGGGGGCTACCGTGGGTCCACGAGCGGCGGCGACGAGTTCGGGTTCGAGGATTTCGGCGGCGACGCCGGGGACGGAGAGGCGGCCGACTTCGACGTCGACCCCGACGAGTTTGAGTCGGAGATCGAGCGGACCGACATCGGGATCGGGGGTCTCGACGACATGATCCTCGGCGGCGTCCCCAGCCGGTCGCTCCTGTCGGTCATCGGCGGCGCCGGCACCGGGAAGACGACGTTCGCGCTCCAGTTCCTCAACCAGGCCCTCGAAACGGGAAACAAGGGAATCTACATCACCCTCGAACAGAGCCGCGAGTCGATCTTCGACACGGCGGACGAGAAGGGCTGGTCGTTCCGCGAGCACGCGAACGAGGACCGGCTCGCGGTCGTCGCTATCGACCCCATCGAGATGGCGAACTCGCTGTCGTCGATCCGCAACGACCTCGTCCGGCTCATCGCGGAGTTCGACGCGGACCGGTTGGTCCTCGACTCCGTTTCGCTTTTGGAGATGATGTACGACCACCCCGCGAAGCGACGCTCGGAGGTGTTCGGCTTCACGCGGTCGCTGAAGGAGGCGGGCGTGACGACGCTGCTCACCTCCGAGGCGAGCGAACAGAACCCGTACGCCTCCCGCCACGGGATCGTCGAGTACCTCACGGACGCGGTGTTCGTCCTCCAGTATATCCGCGGCTCGGACTTCCGCGAGACGCGGCTGGCCGTCGAGATACAGAAGATCCGCGACGCGAACCACTCCCGCGAGACGAAGCCGTACGACATCACCGACACCGGCATCTCGGTGTACGACCAGGCGAACATCTTCTGA
- the aspS gene encoding aspartate--tRNA(Asn) ligase, with protein sequence MIERIHTSDVEPDADEVAIAGHVHEIRDLGGLVFLIVRDREGLIQIVFKEEREPELFEAVQDIGAEDVVRIVGDPLDSDQAPGGVEIAPTEYEVIDEADSPLPLEISKDIEVDLSTRLDNRALDLRKPETLAVFALRSELITAMEEWFDDEGFVDIKTPLISKGGAEGGAELFPILYYNQDAFLSQSPQLYKQMLMASGYEAVYETGTAFRAEDFATSRHVSEISMFDVELAYVDDHDDVMDVQEESLRYALREVAENAERELDLLDVDLDVPEDDFPRITFDEALDVLETEYGHFPDDPTDLDTKGERLLGEHFEEQGHPAFFVVGYPDEKFYYMQDVEGDDIASRKFDLIYEGQELSSGGQREHDVERMVEVMEAEGVETANFEFYIEALSYGTPPHGGYGLGIDRLVQQVAGLDNIKEAIMFPRDPNRLEP encoded by the coding sequence ATGATCGAGCGCATTCACACGTCGGACGTCGAACCGGACGCGGACGAGGTCGCCATCGCCGGCCACGTCCACGAGATTCGCGACCTGGGAGGCCTCGTCTTCCTCATCGTGCGCGATCGCGAGGGGCTCATTCAGATCGTTTTCAAAGAGGAGCGCGAGCCGGAGCTGTTCGAGGCCGTTCAGGACATCGGCGCCGAAGACGTCGTCCGGATCGTCGGCGACCCGCTCGACAGCGACCAGGCGCCCGGCGGCGTCGAGATCGCGCCCACGGAGTACGAGGTCATCGACGAGGCGGACTCCCCGCTGCCCCTGGAGATCTCGAAGGACATCGAGGTCGACCTCTCGACCCGGCTCGACAACCGCGCGCTCGACCTCCGGAAGCCGGAGACGCTCGCCGTGTTCGCGCTCCGCTCGGAGCTGATCACCGCGATGGAGGAGTGGTTCGACGACGAGGGGTTCGTCGACATCAAGACGCCCCTGATCTCGAAGGGCGGGGCGGAGGGCGGCGCCGAGCTGTTCCCGATCCTCTACTACAACCAGGACGCGTTCCTGTCGCAGAGCCCTCAGCTCTACAAGCAGATGCTGATGGCCTCGGGCTACGAGGCCGTCTACGAGACGGGCACCGCGTTCCGTGCCGAGGACTTCGCGACCTCGCGGCACGTCTCCGAGATCTCGATGTTCGACGTCGAACTGGCGTACGTCGACGACCACGACGACGTGATGGACGTTCAAGAGGAGTCCCTCCGGTACGCGCTCCGCGAGGTCGCGGAGAACGCCGAGCGCGAGCTCGACTTACTCGACGTCGACCTCGACGTTCCCGAGGACGACTTCCCGCGGATCACCTTCGACGAGGCGCTCGACGTTCTCGAAACCGAGTACGGTCACTTCCCGGACGACCCGACCGACCTCGACACGAAAGGCGAGAGGCTGCTGGGCGAACACTTCGAGGAGCAGGGTCACCCCGCGTTCTTCGTCGTCGGCTACCCCGACGAGAAGTTCTACTACATGCAGGACGTCGAGGGCGACGACATCGCCTCGCGGAAGTTCGACCTCATCTACGAGGGCCAAGAACTCTCCTCGGGCGGCCAGCGCGAACACGACGTCGAGCGCATGGTCGAGGTCATGGAGGCGGAGGGCGTCGAGACCGCCAACTTCGAGTTCTACATCGAGGCGCTGAGCTACGGGACGCCCCCGCACGGCGGCTACGGGCTGGGCATCGACCGGCTCGTCCAGCAGGTCGCCGGCCTCGACAACATCAAAGAGGCGATCATGTTCCCGCGCGACCCGAATCGGTTGGAGCCCTGA
- a CDS encoding CDC48 family AAA ATPase yields the protein MNEVQLEVAKAYPNDSGRGIARLDPDTLLHLKLSPGDIIEIEGAETTAAKVWRADRQDWNTDTVRVDGFTRQNADVGIGERVTIRKAEAEKADKLVLAPPEEASVQFGSDAAGMVKRQILKRPVVERDIVPVMSSTNHPFMRSPGQAIPLIAVETEPDGVCLITEDTEVELREEPISGFEKTGGGITYEDIGGLQSEIQRVREMVELPMKHPQVFSKLGIEPPQGVLLHGPPGTGKTLLAKAVANETSASFFSIAGPEIISKYYGESEQQLREIFEDAKEESPSIIFIDELDSIAPKREDVTGEVERRVVAQLLTMMDGLETRGQVVVIGATNRVDSVDPALRRPGRFDREIEIGVPDETGRKEILQIHTRGMPLSDDVSLDHLADETHGFVGADVESLTKEAAMKALRRYLPEIDLDEEEVPPSLIDRMIVKRNDFSAALNEVEPSAMREVLVELPKISWDSVGGLENAKQQVQESVEWPLTSPEKFDRMGVDAPKGVLLYGPPGTGKTLMAKAVANETNANFISVRGPQLLSKWVGESEKAIRQTFRKARQVSPTVIFFDELDSLAPARGQGAGNNVSERVVNQLLTELDGLEDMGEVMVIGATNRPDMIDPALLRSGRFDRLVMIGQPDQEGREQILDIHTQDTPLAPDVSLREVAEITDGYVGSDIEGIAREAAIEALRDDDDAEEVEMKHFRAALESVRPTINEEILSYYEEIEQQFQGGKGETLRDAGGRIGFQ from the coding sequence ATGAACGAAGTCCAACTCGAAGTGGCGAAGGCGTACCCGAACGACTCGGGACGCGGTATCGCCCGACTCGACCCCGACACGCTGTTGCACCTGAAGCTCTCGCCCGGCGACATCATCGAGATCGAGGGCGCGGAGACCACCGCCGCGAAGGTCTGGCGCGCGGACCGCCAGGACTGGAACACCGACACGGTGCGCGTCGACGGGTTCACCCGCCAGAACGCAGACGTCGGCATCGGCGAGCGCGTCACCATCCGGAAAGCCGAGGCGGAGAAGGCCGACAAGCTCGTCTTGGCTCCCCCCGAGGAGGCGTCGGTTCAGTTCGGCTCCGACGCCGCCGGCATGGTGAAACGGCAGATCCTCAAGCGCCCCGTCGTCGAGCGCGACATCGTCCCGGTGATGTCGTCGACGAACCACCCGTTCATGCGGTCGCCCGGCCAAGCGATCCCGCTGATCGCGGTCGAGACGGAGCCCGACGGCGTCTGTCTCATCACCGAGGACACGGAGGTCGAACTCCGCGAGGAGCCGATCTCCGGCTTCGAGAAGACCGGTGGCGGGATCACCTACGAGGACATCGGCGGTCTCCAGTCCGAGATCCAGCGCGTCCGTGAGATGGTCGAGCTACCGATGAAACACCCGCAGGTGTTCTCGAAGCTCGGGATCGAGCCGCCGCAGGGCGTCCTGCTCCACGGCCCGCCGGGCACCGGGAAGACGCTCTTGGCGAAGGCGGTCGCCAACGAGACCTCGGCGTCGTTCTTCTCGATCGCCGGTCCCGAGATCATCTCGAAGTACTACGGCGAGTCCGAACAGCAGCTCAGAGAGATCTTCGAGGACGCCAAAGAGGAGAGTCCGAGCATCATCTTCATCGACGAACTCGACTCGATCGCGCCGAAACGCGAGGACGTCACCGGCGAGGTCGAGCGCCGCGTCGTCGCCCAGCTGCTCACGATGATGGACGGCCTCGAAACGCGCGGGCAGGTCGTCGTCATCGGCGCGACGAACCGCGTCGATAGCGTCGACCCCGCGCTCCGCCGGCCGGGACGGTTCGACCGCGAGATCGAGATCGGCGTCCCCGACGAGACGGGGCGCAAAGAGATACTCCAGATCCACACCCGCGGGATGCCGCTCTCGGACGACGTGAGCCTCGACCACCTCGCAGACGAGACCCACGGCTTCGTCGGCGCCGACGTCGAGAGCCTCACCAAGGAGGCCGCGATGAAGGCGCTGCGCCGGTACCTCCCGGAGATCGACTTAGACGAGGAGGAGGTACCGCCGAGCCTCATCGACCGGATGATCGTCAAGCGCAACGACTTCTCCGCGGCGTTAAACGAGGTGGAGCCGTCGGCGATGCGCGAGGTGCTCGTCGAGCTGCCGAAGATCTCGTGGGACAGCGTCGGCGGGCTGGAAAACGCGAAACAGCAGGTACAAGAGTCCGTCGAGTGGCCGCTCACCTCGCCGGAGAAGTTCGACCGGATGGGCGTCGACGCGCCGAAGGGCGTGCTGCTGTACGGGCCGCCGGGCACCGGGAAGACGCTGATGGCGAAGGCGGTCGCCAACGAGACGAACGCGAACTTCATCTCGGTCCGGGGACCGCAACTCCTCTCGAAGTGGGTCGGCGAGTCGGAGAAGGCGATCAGACAGACCTTCCGGAAGGCCCGACAGGTGAGTCCGACGGTCATCTTCTTCGACGAACTCGACAGCCTCGCTCCCGCACGCGGCCAAGGCGCCGGGAACAACGTCTCGGAGCGCGTCGTCAACCAGCTCCTCACCGAGCTCGACGGACTCGAGGACATGGGCGAGGTGATGGTGATCGGCGCGACCAACCGGCCGGACATGATCGACCCCGCGCTGCTGCGCTCGGGTCGGTTCGACCGCCTCGTGATGATCGGCCAGCCCGATCAAGAGGGCCGCGAGCAGATCCTCGACATCCACACCCAGGACACGCCGCTGGCTCCCGACGTGAGCCTCCGTGAGGTGGCCGAGATAACCGACGGCTACGTCGGATCCGACATCGAAGGGATCGCCCGCGAAGCCGCCATCGAGGCGCTGCGCGACGACGACGACGCCGAGGAGGTGGAAATGAAACACTTCCGGGCCGCGTTGGAGTCGGTTCGCCCGACGATCAACGAGGAGATCCTCTCGTACTACGAGGAGATCGAACAGCAGTTCCAGGGCGGCAAGGGAGAGACGCTCCGGGACGCCGGCGGCCGGATCGGGTTCCAGTGA
- the larC gene encoding nickel pincer cofactor biosynthesis protein LarC — MRTLAFDGRTGAAGDMICAALIAAGADPDALAPVSDRLPVRYEVGETTKNGIRATAVDVLVDADADRGDGDGHSHDHADYHSHGDTDGHSHAHDGNHAHDDNHAHDHTHAEGAGVRRSYPEVVDLVESMDLDPAVESTALDAFELLGRAEASVHGVDLDETHFHEVGADDAIADVVGAALLLADLDPDRVVTTPVAAGGGTVEMSHGTYPIPAPATTEIAARSAFRIAGGPIDRELLTPTGAAILGAVAEGVDAVPDLAVERAGYGAGDADFERHPNVLRALVGDGGRPGDESEEGHGPRSDHARAGGLAHDDIAVLETNLDDAAPEVLGGLQETLASAGARDVTVVPTTMKKSRPGHLVKVICKPDDAEAVAERLARETGTLGVRQSGASHRWIAARDFETATLRVDGTDHEAAVKVASTTGGEVYDVSGEYDDAAAVAEATGLPIREVLRRAETDVRERLADE; from the coding sequence ATGCGAACCCTCGCCTTCGACGGTCGGACCGGCGCCGCCGGCGACATGATCTGCGCCGCGCTGATCGCGGCCGGTGCCGACCCCGACGCCCTCGCGCCCGTGAGCGATCGGCTCCCTGTCCGGTACGAGGTCGGGGAGACGACGAAGAACGGGATCCGGGCGACGGCCGTCGACGTGCTCGTCGACGCCGACGCCGATCGCGGCGACGGCGACGGTCACTCTCACGACCACGCTGATTACCACTCCCACGGCGACACTGACGGGCACTCTCACGCCCACGACGGCAATCACGCCCACGACGACAATCACGCCCACGACCACACACACGCCGAAGGGGCCGGCGTCCGCCGCAGCTACCCGGAGGTGGTCGACCTCGTCGAGTCGATGGATCTCGATCCCGCGGTCGAGTCGACCGCGCTCGACGCCTTCGAGCTGCTCGGCCGCGCTGAGGCGTCCGTCCACGGAGTCGACCTCGACGAGACGCACTTCCACGAGGTGGGCGCGGACGACGCGATCGCAGACGTGGTCGGCGCGGCGCTGCTGCTGGCGGACCTCGACCCGGATCGGGTGGTCACCACGCCGGTCGCCGCGGGCGGCGGCACGGTGGAGATGAGCCACGGGACGTACCCGATCCCGGCGCCGGCGACGACGGAGATCGCGGCCCGGTCGGCGTTCCGGATCGCCGGCGGCCCGATCGACCGCGAGCTGCTGACCCCGACCGGTGCCGCGATCCTCGGGGCGGTCGCGGAGGGCGTCGACGCGGTTCCGGACCTGGCGGTCGAGCGAGCCGGCTACGGCGCCGGCGACGCCGACTTCGAGCGTCACCCGAACGTCCTCCGCGCCCTCGTCGGGGACGGCGGGCGGCCGGGAGACGAGAGCGAGGAGGGGCACGGCCCCCGCTCGGACCACGCCCGAGCCGGGGGCCTCGCCCACGACGACATCGCCGTCTTGGAGACGAACCTCGACGACGCCGCCCCCGAGGTCCTCGGCGGCCTCCAAGAGACCCTCGCGAGCGCCGGCGCGAGAGACGTGACGGTCGTCCCGACGACGATGAAGAAGTCCCGGCCGGGGCACCTCGTGAAGGTGATCTGTAAGCCGGACGACGCGGAGGCGGTCGCGGAGCGACTCGCCCGCGAGACCGGGACGCTCGGTGTGCGCCAGTCGGGAGCGAGCCACCGCTGGATCGCCGCCCGCGACTTCGAGACGGCGACCCTCCGGGTCGACGGCACGGACCACGAGGCGGCCGTGAAGGTCGCCTCGACGACGGGCGGGGAGGTCTACGACGTCAGCGGGGAGTACGACGACGCGGCCGCGGTCGCGGAGGCGACCGGCCTCCCGATCCGCGAGGTGCTCCGGCGCGCCGAGACCGACGTGCGAGAGCGGCTCGCGGACGAGTAG
- a CDS encoding NAD(+)/NADH kinase, whose translation MKVGIVARKGSERAASLAATLRDVVVDAGEAVWLDAETAAALDAGDDARPVDAFDDCGLVVAVGGDGTFLFVARNAGDTPIVGVNLGEVGFLNAVPPDAAAAALRAEIRSFRHGGLDVREAPRLAASAGDWTSTPAANEVVVQGDRRGPGAGVEYEVRVDGSRYSKGHADGVIVATPTGSTAYNLSERGPLVHPDVDGLVVNEMAAEGGMPPLVVDEDAEVTVAVSDEAGATVVSDGRDTAALAGPVEVTVERTAPPIRVAGPPSDFFEALGKLS comes from the coding sequence ATGAAGGTCGGCATCGTGGCGCGAAAGGGCAGCGAGCGGGCGGCGTCGCTCGCGGCGACGCTCAGGGACGTGGTCGTCGACGCGGGCGAGGCCGTCTGGCTCGACGCGGAGACCGCCGCGGCGCTCGACGCCGGCGACGACGCCCGACCGGTCGACGCGTTCGACGACTGCGGTCTGGTCGTCGCCGTCGGCGGCGACGGGACGTTCCTGTTCGTCGCGCGCAACGCCGGCGACACGCCGATCGTCGGGGTGAACCTCGGGGAGGTCGGCTTCCTCAACGCCGTCCCGCCGGACGCCGCCGCCGCCGCGCTCCGCGCCGAGATCAGGTCGTTCCGCCACGGCGGGTTAGACGTTCGCGAGGCCCCGCGGCTCGCCGCCAGCGCGGGCGACTGGACCTCGACGCCGGCCGCGAACGAGGTGGTCGTCCAGGGCGACCGCCGCGGTCCCGGCGCGGGGGTCGAGTACGAGGTCCGCGTCGACGGCTCGCGCTACTCGAAGGGCCACGCCGACGGCGTCATCGTCGCCACGCCGACGGGGTCGACCGCGTACAACCTCTCCGAGCGCGGACCCTTAGTCCATCCCGACGTGGACGGGTTAGTCGTCAACGAAATGGCCGCTGAGGGGGGAATGCCGCCGCTCGTGGTCGACGAGGACGCCGAGGTCACCGTCGCGGTCTCGGACGAGGCGGGCGCGACCGTCGTCAGCGACGGCCGGGACACCGCTGCGCTCGCCGGGCCGGTCGAGGTGACCGTCGAGCGGACCGCACCGCCGATACGGGTCGCCGGCCCGCCCTCTGACTTCTTCGAGGCGCTCGGGAAGCTGTCGTGA